The Pirellulimonas nuda genome includes a region encoding these proteins:
- a CDS encoding Wzz/FepE/Etk N-terminal domain-containing protein, whose amino-acid sequence MPPQPEAGLSPREVVRLLQEHWRVWALPALAGLLLAGAYAALSTRQWKATQGLLVRSEAAGFAEQRLGKFTDLAEMKTLQETVLEVARSQSVVEATLKEVGPPPSRFGGWFGNRDWPTAQDVADFRDDLRLTPPGGAEFGKTEIFYISVLNKNVERAQKLVDALATQLEDRMQQLRNQRAESMVAELRQGVEIGTQRLDAQTQELSRFEAGLGADLSDLRSLVSPIGGPGEMGQRALAIEGELRQHDGERQRLEQLLATVRAAESDPNLLLATPAELLASQPALQRLKDGLVDARIAVARLSGARSASHPLVRAAQETERGVAVQLREELPAAVAGIELQLRNNAARIKTLTAKLSDVHGRAGSIARHRSEYSELIAAVDHQTRLVDASRKQLSDAEALRAGAGSASVLERIDQVEAGIRPVGPGRVTIAAAGGLGGLVLGLSVLFVFYTTPAPGAAPPAVRTATPRMTAADYDYASRPAVTPMPYDTHEAFGYSTYAGTASPR is encoded by the coding sequence ATGCCCCCTCAACCCGAAGCCGGCCTCTCGCCACGCGAAGTCGTCCGCCTGCTCCAGGAACACTGGCGGGTATGGGCGCTCCCCGCGCTGGCCGGGCTGCTGCTGGCGGGCGCGTACGCGGCGCTCTCTACCCGGCAGTGGAAGGCGACCCAGGGCCTGTTGGTCCGCTCCGAGGCGGCCGGCTTCGCCGAGCAGCGCCTCGGCAAGTTCACCGACCTGGCCGAGATGAAGACGCTGCAAGAAACCGTGCTGGAAGTGGCCCGCAGCCAGAGCGTGGTGGAAGCCACGCTGAAAGAAGTAGGCCCCCCGCCGTCGCGGTTCGGGGGCTGGTTCGGCAACCGCGACTGGCCCACCGCACAAGACGTGGCCGACTTCCGCGACGACCTCCGGCTGACCCCCCCCGGGGGCGCCGAGTTTGGTAAGACCGAGATCTTCTACATCTCGGTGCTGAACAAGAACGTCGAGCGCGCCCAGAAGCTGGTAGACGCCCTGGCGACGCAGCTCGAGGACCGCATGCAGCAACTGCGTAACCAGCGGGCCGAGAGCATGGTGGCCGAGCTCCGCCAAGGGGTAGAGATCGGCACACAACGCCTCGATGCCCAGACCCAAGAACTAAGCCGGTTCGAGGCGGGCCTGGGCGCCGACCTGTCCGACCTGCGTTCGCTGGTCTCGCCGATCGGCGGGCCCGGCGAGATGGGGCAGCGCGCGCTGGCCATCGAGGGCGAGCTGCGTCAGCACGACGGCGAGCGTCAACGCCTCGAGCAACTGCTGGCGACGGTCCGTGCCGCCGAGTCCGACCCCAACCTGTTGCTGGCGACCCCCGCCGAGCTGCTCGCCTCGCAGCCCGCGCTGCAGCGTTTGAAGGACGGGTTGGTCGACGCACGCATCGCCGTCGCCCGCCTGTCGGGCGCCCGCAGCGCCAGCCACCCGTTGGTGCGTGCCGCCCAAGAAACAGAACGCGGCGTCGCGGTGCAGCTCCGCGAGGAACTCCCCGCGGCGGTGGCCGGCATCGAGCTGCAGCTCCGCAACAACGCCGCCCGCATCAAGACGCTTACCGCGAAGCTGAGCGACGTGCACGGCCGCGCCGGTTCGATCGCCCGTCACCGCTCGGAGTACTCAGAGCTGATCGCCGCGGTCGATCATCAGACGCGACTGGTAGACGCCTCCCGCAAGCAACTCTCGGACGCCGAAGCGCTCCGCGCCGGCGCCGGCTCGGCCAGCGTGCTGGAGCGGATCGACCAGGTCGAGGCCGGCATCCGCCCGGTAGGCCCGGGCCGGGTGACGATCGCCGCGGCCGGCGGCCTCGGCGGCTTGGTGCTGGGGCTGTCTGTGCTGTTTGTCTTCTACACCACCCCGGCCCCGGGCGCGGCGCCCCCGGCGGTCCGTACGGCGACGCCCCGAATGACGGCCGCCGACTACGACTACGCCTCCCGCCCCGCCGTCACCCCGATGCCGTACGACACGCACGAAGCGTTTGGTTATTCCACCTATGCCGGCACGGCCTCACCCCGCTGA
- a CDS encoding GNAT family N-acetyltransferase, protein MQVHALTDPAALESIADPWNALAAGDPLNSHHWLGVWARHYSDSAPYVLTVHDQAGELVGLAPWRKSRSLREGAAIRWLGDGEVCSDHTTILAAPGQEKEVVEAIARFLLADSGAWDCLCLENTDADNLRVLRLIERLRDGGCGGVTLPASGSWTLELPATWEEFFAMQSRSHRGQLRRAERNVLSSDRCEARVVRTEADLEEAWPVLIDLHQQRWEAEGEPGCFASARFTAFHHEATRRLLGAGMLHMQMILLDGRPAAIDYNLQAADTIHGYQGGLALEFLPDSPGRLMRVFSTRRAVEAGFKHFDMMRGDESYKAHWRGTHRAAVHYRVAPPRVSARVRAAAEGAYRGLRSAAKRALK, encoded by the coding sequence ATGCAAGTCCACGCCCTGACCGACCCGGCCGCGCTCGAGTCGATCGCCGACCCGTGGAACGCGCTGGCCGCGGGCGACCCGCTCAACAGCCACCACTGGCTCGGCGTGTGGGCCCGCCACTACTCGGACTCGGCGCCGTACGTGCTGACCGTGCATGACCAAGCCGGCGAGCTCGTCGGCCTGGCCCCCTGGCGCAAGAGCCGCTCGCTGCGGGAAGGGGCCGCCATCCGCTGGCTGGGCGACGGCGAGGTGTGCAGCGACCACACCACGATCCTCGCCGCCCCCGGGCAAGAGAAAGAAGTCGTCGAGGCGATCGCCCGGTTCCTGCTGGCCGACTCCGGGGCCTGGGACTGCCTCTGCCTGGAGAACACCGACGCCGACAACCTCCGCGTGCTGCGGCTCATCGAGCGGCTACGCGACGGCGGCTGCGGCGGCGTGACGCTGCCGGCCAGCGGCAGTTGGACGCTCGAGCTGCCCGCGACCTGGGAAGAGTTCTTCGCCATGCAGTCGCGCAGCCACCGCGGCCAACTCCGTCGGGCCGAGCGGAACGTGCTGAGCTCGGACCGCTGCGAGGCCCGCGTGGTCCGGACCGAGGCCGACCTCGAAGAAGCGTGGCCCGTGCTGATCGACCTGCACCAGCAGCGTTGGGAAGCGGAGGGCGAGCCGGGCTGCTTCGCGTCGGCCCGCTTCACCGCGTTCCACCACGAGGCGACCCGCCGGTTGCTCGGCGCCGGCATGCTGCACATGCAGATGATCCTGCTAGACGGCAGGCCCGCGGCCATCGACTACAACCTGCAGGCCGCGGACACGATCCACGGCTACCAAGGGGGGCTGGCGCTCGAGTTCCTGCCCGACTCCCCCGGCCGGTTGATGCGGGTCTTCAGCACCCGCCGCGCGGTCGAGGCGGGATTCAAACACTTCGACATGATGCGCGGCGACGAGAGCTACAAGGCCCACTGGCGCGGCACGCACCGCGCCGCCGTCCACTACCGCGTAGCGCCGCCACGCGTCAGCGCCCGTGTCCGAGCCGCGGCAGAGGGCGCCTACCGGGGGCTCCGCTCCGCGGCGAAACGGGCGCTCAAGTAG